GTAATGGAAGAAGACTGTGACGGTATGTGCTGGAAATATCTTATTGAAGAAGAAAAACTGATACCCGATTTTGCTGTATCAACAGAGCCCACAAGCTGCCGCCTCTACAGAGGCCACAGAGGCCGAATGGAAATGGTTGTTACAATCAAGGGTGTTTCCAGTCATGGTTCCGCCCCTGAACGTGGTGTAAGTGCAGCTTACAAAGCTAGCCGTGCAGCCTTGGCCATGGAAAAACTGAATGCAGATCTCCAGCCCGATGATGAAAAATTCCTTGGTAAGGGAACCATTGTGGTTTCTGAAATGAAGGTAAACGGTCCTTCCCAGTGTGCTGTTCCCGATCAGGCCATGCTGTATCTGGACCGCCGTCTTACCTGGGGAGAAGATGCGGATCTTGCCATCAGCCAGGTTAAGGAATATATCACTGAAGCCCTGGGTGAAGCACCCGAATCGGTCACCATGCCCGACTACAACAAGAGAGGATGGAAAGACACAGACTACAGTCAGGAGCTTTATTTCCCCACATGGAAAATTGATGAAGACCATAAGATCGTAACAGACGGAGTAGCTGCTTACAGCGCTCTCTACGGTAAAGATCCTGTAGTAGATAAATGGACTTTCTCAACAAACGGTGTTGCCATCTGCGGCCGTCATAAAATCCCTATGATCGGATTCGGTCCCGGAGATGAAAAGGAAGCCCACGCTCCCAATGAGAAGAACAGGGTGGAAGACCTTGTGATCTGTTCCGCATTCTATGCAATGCTGGCCTATCAGATTTAATAAAAACTAATTTATATAAAA
This DNA window, taken from Oceanispirochaeta sp. M1, encodes the following:
- a CDS encoding YgeY family selenium metabolism-linked hydrolase, whose protein sequence is MSIEKEIRAKAEEYRDYTAKLLSEMVKIKSYSSEEEAVCRKIKEMCEEAGFDEVYFDGLGSVIGRVGNGPKILAFDAHIDTVTTGDLSAWEKDPFSGEIDDTYVWGRGTSDQKGGAASMITAGRILKDLGYDKDYSVYFTFTVMEEDCDGMCWKYLIEEEKLIPDFAVSTEPTSCRLYRGHRGRMEMVVTIKGVSSHGSAPERGVSAAYKASRAALAMEKLNADLQPDDEKFLGKGTIVVSEMKVNGPSQCAVPDQAMLYLDRRLTWGEDADLAISQVKEYITEALGEAPESVTMPDYNKRGWKDTDYSQELYFPTWKIDEDHKIVTDGVAAYSALYGKDPVVDKWTFSTNGVAICGRHKIPMIGFGPGDEKEAHAPNEKNRVEDLVICSAFYAMLAYQI